The Tripterygium wilfordii isolate XIE 37 chromosome 4, ASM1340144v1, whole genome shotgun sequence genome has a window encoding:
- the LOC119996849 gene encoding tripartite motif containing 13-like, whose translation MWNFTSSGESGNVRLKNNYLKQTQGASECSDDELSSTVSREEGLECPICCESFNICENVPYVLWCGHTLCKNCIFGLQWAVVKFPTLPIQLPLFISCPWCNVLCFRLVYKGNLRFPRKNYFLLWMVESMNGDRLKSHDGLCEDHHHPDWTSSCSFSPGNSG comes from the coding sequence ATGTGGAATTTTACATCCAGTGGCGAATCTGGGAATGTTAGATTGAAGAATAACTATCTAAAGCAAACTCAGGGTGCTTCAGAATGCTCAGATGATGAGCTTTCATCTACTGTTAGTAGGGAGGAAGGTCTGGAGTGCCCAATTTGCTGTGAATCCTTCAATATTTGTGAAAATGTACCCTATGTGTTATGGTGTGGCCATACCCTGTGTAAAAATTGCATCTTTGGACTGCAATGGGCTGTTGTGAAATTTCCTACTCTACCAATTCAGCTTCCGCTCTTTATATCCTGCCCATGGTGCAACGTATTATGCTTTCGTCTGGTATACAAAGGGAACCTCAGGTTCCCTAGGAAGAATTACTTTTTACTTTGGATGGTTGAGAGCATGAATGGTGATAGACTGAAGTCTCATGATGGCTTATGTGAAGACCACCACCATCCCGATTGGACATCAAGCTGCAGTTTTAGCCCCGGGAATTCAGGGTGA